The sequence below is a genomic window from Acanthopagrus latus isolate v.2019 chromosome 12, fAcaLat1.1, whole genome shotgun sequence.
CACCTGCATCGTAACCATGTACTCATGAAGTTTGTTTTGGGAAACTATCAAAGCACTTTGGTGGGATTTTGATTGCGCACGCCAAGTAAAAGTACCTCCAGGTGGTGTGTGctcagtctgtgtttctgtgttttcaggctACAGGAGTGGATCAAGCGGTTGGCATGAGTCTTGTTGTGTTCAGCCTCCTGCTGTTTACATACTACTCCGTATGGGTCATCATCCTGGTAggtgtaaacacacagtacagtacaacCAAAAGGAGGGGGCTGTTGCTCAGAGTGTTTATGATTCTTTTCTATcccataaaatgttttattctgtcaaaGTAAACGGCATAATCTCCAAAGTGAACAAATACTTACCCCGGCAGTGAGTCAGTTTCTTAGTAGAACTGCCTCACAAAATCTGAATACATGcaacattacatgtttttatattttaataccTTACCTGTAATTTCAGTCTTTTGAAAATGTAGTTtaagaaaactgttttgattAAATACATGATGTGgtattttgtctctttccagCCTTTTGTGGACAGTCATCATGTACTGCACAAATATTTTCTTCCTCGGGAGTACTCCGTCATTCTGCCTGGCATTGCAGCAGTAATACTGCTCCTCTGTGTAGGTGAGTAGACAATAATGGTAAGGACCCAGACACACCAAGCTGACTGCAAAGAACTAGCAGCAGGCTGTTGCATCACTGCTAGACTCTGTCGCCTGTTTCtcggccaaaaagctgcacttgaacgtGACGTGAAGACTCCAACCAACTAGCTCCATCATTCTGCGTCTGAGAGAAAATACCTCTTCACACTGTGCCACCAGGTGGCAGTACTCTGTATTTGTCGGTCAAAAAGTGAAACTATGAGACTCCGGATTGTAGGTATACAAACCTTTGTCATGATGAAAGCAGATTCCTTCACACCCCTCTTGTTAATATATCTGCTTTGAGAATATGTCTGATTAAAAAGTAGCAAATAGCACTGGTGAAGAGGTCGAGAAAGTGCACTAAATGATGATATCAGGGGTAATACAGTGACACACTCAAgagtctttctctttttttttttttttttttggtttttttaccGAGCACCGATTTGCTGAGCTGAACAGTCGatcagagtgatttctctcactgccaggctctgctgctgtgcttaGCTGGTGGAAAAACCACCGACAAGGGGCAACTCGTTCCAACAGCGGGTGACACACCAAAAACAAGAAGGGCCACAGCTGCTCGCTGATAGCTGACTGTCGGCCTGTTGTGTTCTCAACAAAATTAAATGAggtttgaaaaatgtgtgtaatgtcaagttttataCCACTCTTATCTTTACCACAGGGGCCTTCACTGCAGTTATCATGTGGAAGAATCGCAAGCCAAAGAAAGTGGACTAATCTCAGGACGTATCTCAGAGTGACTGCAGAGGACCGAAGTATGTGAACATAACATGGACGCTGAACCCTCTTGTGTGACCCTGCGAACAAAATCAAATCTGCTGAATCGttgacttttacatttacaaagttagagtgcaaaaaaaaaaaaatcatcaaacacTATCAACAGAGCGTGAAGAAGATATTTACAGAAGTCGGCATGCAAAGCAGCGAGCCCGGGCCTCTCCTTTCTCATAGAACCCCTCTGTGCTCGCAGTCCAGACTGCTAACTGCACTGCCAAGTaactgcagttagcagcagtcgACAGTTGCCCTGCTAACATGCTGCCCCTTAcatgtttggagtatgaattcaagagatgaccaattcttacatattacaccttttaACGAGAAAGTTTGGTGAGAGCTTTATTACACTTTGCTTCCATTGTCAGTTCAGTAGAAGTCACTGACTGTGTTTTAAAGCCACtatgtgttcagtgtgaaagCTTCAGCACCGCTGGGTTGTAGGAGACACTGAGAATGAATGTGCCGTAAGCTAAACATGGAATATACGGGATTTCACAGAGACTGTGTAATGAGTCTGAAACTTCCATATTCTTCCAACTTACAAGAACAACTTGAAAGATGACAAGAAACTGATTTGAGTAGCTTTAAAAGAGTAAATTTGTTTGGatcatgtgttttgtggtgtGCTTGTCAGTTGCtatgttttctcctcttgtAGGCAGTAGGAACTGTTAAACTGGAGGGTTCATGTCAGTTTATTAGCAGAAAGATAATATTAATTCATATTTGTTTGACCACCATACTAGAAATGACCCCACAAGTGTGGAGTTAACAGTGTCCCAGTCCGCTGATGTCACATACACTTGTTCTGTTGTCTCAAATTGGCAcaaatttaagagaaaaaacCCTAAACCTAAACCCTTCTGAAGATAAGAAACATGAACCAGTTTATCTGTGACACTGCCTCAGAGCCCTCTGAGTCCTCGTCCTTGGAGTCGACTCCC
It includes:
- the dpm2 gene encoding dolichol phosphate-mannose biosynthesis regulatory protein isoform X1, whose protein sequence is MSVYLRSLRKIDYNHLLSGATGVDQAVGMSLVVFSLLLFTYYSVWVIILPFVDSHHVLHKYFLPREYSVILPGIAAVILLLCVGAFTAVIMWKNRKPKKVD
- the dpm2 gene encoding dolichol phosphate-mannose biosynthesis regulatory protein isoform X2, which produces MATGVDQAVGMSLVVFSLLLFTYYSVWVIILPFVDSHHVLHKYFLPREYSVILPGIAAVILLLCVGAFTAVIMWKNRKPKKVD